The Chryseolinea soli genome contains a region encoding:
- a CDS encoding RNA polymerase sigma factor: protein MQEDYEWSEQDLIVALQNSDARAYNVIFKQYWKTLYHQAYTKLQSHEIAEEIVQDLFLTLWEKRSTLLISNLQHYLKASLRNKCIDHIRARMVKDKYWTYYKTFIPRQTNNTQEMVTYNNLVEALESGMARLPEKTKAIFSLSRFEGRSVADVAKDLQLSEKAVEYHLTKSLKVLKVYLKDFVFLFLLFLL from the coding sequence ATGCAGGAAGACTACGAATGGAGCGAGCAGGATCTGATAGTGGCATTGCAAAATAGCGATGCCCGGGCGTATAATGTCATCTTCAAACAATATTGGAAAACGTTATATCACCAGGCCTACACCAAACTGCAGTCGCATGAGATTGCCGAAGAGATCGTGCAAGATCTGTTCCTCACGCTGTGGGAAAAACGCAGCACCTTGTTGATCTCCAATTTGCAGCACTACCTGAAAGCCTCCCTGCGCAACAAATGCATCGACCACATCCGCGCCCGGATGGTGAAAGACAAATACTGGACCTACTACAAAACGTTCATCCCACGCCAAACCAACAACACCCAGGAGATGGTGACCTACAACAACCTGGTGGAAGCCTTGGAGAGTGGCATGGCCCGTCTCCCCGAAAAAACAAAAGCCATCTTCTCCCTGAGCCGCTTCGAAGGCCGCTCCGTCGCCGACGTCGCCAAAGACCTCCAACTCTCCGAAAAAGCCGTAGAATATCACCTCACCAAATCCCTCAAAGTCCTCAAAGTCTACCTAAAAGACTTCGTCTTCCTCTTCCTCCTCTTTCTCCTCTGA
- a CDS encoding FecR family protein, translated as MRENPIPRKEFDKILVKYQKGTCTPEEQALVQQWYDSIGKDVNFSMDEDRQQQLEESLWQKLSFRMHDQKEKESLGGYWKIAGVAAALFICVGVGFYLGKRKMGEGNFEIASGTETVITNDENEPKVVTLEDGSVVTLQPSSTIRLAKPFKKERRELQLTGMAFFEVAHDQQRPFLVYTKNVITKVLGTSFSVQAAKDDQAIVVAVRTGRVSVSRQVEKNFGLTKSVKEEAILVPNQRAIFNLKEEKVTTTLVEDPQPVAKTEKAQVLKFDEKPVVAILKTLEKMYAVEILYDEKTLQSCELTTVFSEEGLYERLRIICKAIDGTFEVQGTRIVLQSHGCAN; from the coding sequence ATGCGCGAAAACCCCATCCCCCGAAAGGAATTTGACAAAATCCTCGTCAAGTATCAAAAAGGCACCTGCACTCCCGAAGAGCAGGCCCTGGTGCAGCAATGGTATGATTCGATTGGAAAGGACGTAAACTTTTCCATGGATGAAGACCGGCAGCAGCAACTGGAGGAGAGCCTGTGGCAGAAATTGTCGTTCCGCATGCACGACCAGAAAGAGAAAGAGTCGCTGGGCGGTTACTGGAAGATCGCCGGTGTGGCCGCAGCCCTTTTCATCTGTGTGGGCGTGGGGTTCTATCTCGGCAAGCGCAAGATGGGAGAAGGCAACTTTGAAATAGCCTCCGGAACAGAAACGGTCATCACCAACGATGAAAACGAACCCAAGGTGGTGACACTGGAGGACGGCAGCGTCGTCACCCTCCAACCATCGAGCACCATTCGGTTGGCCAAGCCCTTCAAAAAAGAGCGGCGTGAACTGCAGTTGACCGGGATGGCCTTTTTCGAGGTGGCCCACGATCAACAGCGACCGTTCCTCGTCTACACCAAGAACGTGATCACCAAAGTGCTCGGCACCAGCTTTTCGGTGCAGGCTGCGAAAGACGATCAGGCCATCGTGGTGGCCGTTCGGACCGGACGCGTTTCGGTGTCGCGCCAGGTGGAAAAGAATTTTGGTTTAACCAAATCGGTAAAGGAAGAGGCGATCCTGGTGCCCAATCAAAGAGCCATTTTCAACCTGAAGGAGGAAAAGGTGACCACCACGTTGGTGGAGGATCCCCAGCCCGTGGCCAAGACCGAAAAAGCGCAGGTGTTGAAGTTTGACGAGAAGCCCGTGGTGGCCATTCTGAAAACACTGGAGAAAATGTATGCCGTGGAAATCTTGTATGACGAAAAGACGCTGCAATCCTGCGAACTCACGACGGTGTTTTCGGAAGAGGGACTCTATGAGCGGTTGAGAATTATTTGCAAAGCCATCGATGGGACCTTCGAAGTGCAGGGCACCCGCATCGTTTTACAAAGCCATGGCTGCGCGAACTAA
- a CDS encoding SusC/RagA family TonB-linked outer membrane protein codes for MRLTLIQAVMAGIFSVWAYGFESKGQEILDRKISVHVEKKSIKSVLQFIEQEAQVKFTYQSQLIRSIGPVSMAISDVKVSDALAELLGPSISYEVDGNQIILKPAPAVEEPASSYEQAVRMQSVVTVTGRVTDTDGQPLPGSNVVVKGSNSGVTCDADGKFTLAVPNEESVLVISFIGYASQEIVVGSQTVINVTMVPELQSLSEVVVVGYGTQRKQDVTGSISSIKGDDLKTQGSNTIQKSLQGRAAGVQVESAGGEPGSGVKILIRGTGSLNSNNPLYIVDGVQVDNINNLNPSDVQSMDILKDASAAAIYGSRASNGVVLITTKSGAEGDIKIDFNSYVGVANVTKKMDVLNATDWAAVSNAAHDNAGLARLDAANNPAPTTAGTDWQKQIYHTAPVQNYTLSAGGGGKNYNFNVSGGYLNQDGIVKNSNYERINLRMKSEFTKGIFKFGQSFILSRENARPQPPGLGGQGGNPVEAATKMIPVFNVYDPTAIGGYSGAYGPVVDVANPVASLNLQKIRNNTNTAILNLFAEVSLMKDLKYKYNLGYTNTSVNNFNYIAPYQVGALFVNQLSKLTEFKSQNNYFLQEHTLNYNKTFGKHSLQVLGGFTYQNTQYRTLTGYKTGMPTGIEVLDAGTANASVGSNAKEYALLSYLGRLVYSYDNRYVITGTFRRDGSSRFGNGYKYGTFPSIALAWNASNEDFFSVLEPVVSNLKVRASYGVLGNQEIPDYLYSPTINANINYVVGQDQHLWNGSTQTAFATPNIKWESSKTFDVGTDWGFFGNKLNLTADYFIRKNTDILLQVPLPLSSGASGSNPYVNAGSITNKGLELALNYNNQVNDFKYQLISTFTAISNEVTALGTGSQQIFGGQPTHHGASATVTQAGLPVGSFYLIKDAGIFQTQEEINAYSKNGQLIQPNAKPGDIKFEDANGDGVIDQNDRQYAGSPTPKFSYGFGGNAAWKNFDITIFFQGTQGNKIYNGFRQDLESMSLEENYAASTKNAWTPTNTNTDMPRAVINDPNYNSQTSTRFLENGSYLRFKTLQIGYSLPKNVLNRASITSARLYVSFDNLFTITGYKGFNPDIGRQDTGLPYSVLDRGVDFGHVSYPLPRTSLFGVQLSF; via the coding sequence ATGAGATTAACGTTGATACAAGCAGTAATGGCTGGCATTTTCAGCGTATGGGCCTATGGGTTCGAATCGAAGGGTCAGGAAATATTGGACCGGAAGATCTCCGTGCACGTTGAAAAGAAAAGTATCAAGTCTGTTCTTCAGTTCATCGAACAGGAAGCACAGGTAAAGTTTACCTATCAGTCACAACTCATCCGTTCGATCGGGCCTGTATCCATGGCGATCTCGGACGTAAAGGTGAGCGACGCCCTGGCCGAACTGCTTGGCCCCAGCATTTCTTACGAAGTGGATGGCAACCAAATCATTCTGAAACCCGCTCCCGCCGTTGAGGAGCCCGCCAGCAGCTACGAACAAGCCGTGCGCATGCAAAGCGTGGTTACCGTAACCGGCCGGGTGACCGACACCGATGGTCAACCTTTGCCCGGCTCGAACGTGGTGGTGAAAGGCTCGAACTCCGGGGTGACCTGCGACGCCGATGGCAAGTTCACCCTCGCGGTTCCCAACGAAGAATCCGTATTGGTCATTTCCTTTATCGGTTATGCATCCCAGGAGATCGTGGTTGGTTCGCAAACCGTTATCAACGTGACCATGGTTCCCGAATTGCAATCGCTCAGCGAAGTGGTGGTAGTTGGTTATGGTACACAGCGCAAGCAGGACGTTACCGGATCGATCTCTTCCATCAAGGGAGATGATTTGAAAACACAAGGTTCCAACACCATCCAAAAATCATTACAAGGCCGTGCGGCCGGCGTGCAGGTTGAATCTGCCGGTGGCGAGCCTGGTTCGGGTGTGAAAATTTTGATCCGTGGTACCGGCTCGTTGAACAGCAACAACCCGCTCTACATTGTGGACGGTGTTCAGGTGGACAACATCAATAACCTCAACCCTTCGGATGTTCAGTCGATGGACATTCTCAAAGACGCATCGGCGGCGGCCATCTACGGTTCGCGTGCTTCGAACGGCGTGGTGCTGATCACTACGAAATCGGGAGCGGAAGGCGACATCAAGATCGATTTCAATTCCTATGTCGGGGTTGCGAACGTAACGAAAAAGATGGACGTTTTGAACGCGACTGACTGGGCTGCTGTGAGCAACGCCGCCCACGACAACGCAGGCCTCGCGCGTCTGGATGCAGCCAACAACCCTGCACCCACAACGGCCGGCACCGACTGGCAGAAGCAGATCTATCACACGGCACCCGTGCAGAACTATACACTCTCCGCCGGTGGTGGTGGAAAGAACTACAACTTCAATGTGTCGGGCGGATACCTCAACCAGGATGGTATCGTGAAGAACAGCAACTATGAGCGCATCAACCTGCGCATGAAATCGGAATTCACCAAAGGCATTTTCAAATTTGGACAAAGCTTTATCCTGAGCCGCGAGAATGCCAGACCGCAGCCTCCGGGCTTGGGTGGACAAGGTGGAAACCCGGTTGAAGCCGCGACGAAGATGATCCCCGTATTCAACGTATACGACCCCACTGCCATTGGAGGTTATAGCGGTGCCTACGGTCCCGTAGTAGACGTGGCCAACCCGGTGGCGTCGTTGAATCTTCAAAAGATCCGGAACAACACCAACACCGCCATCCTGAATTTGTTTGCCGAGGTATCGCTTATGAAAGACCTCAAATACAAATACAATTTGGGATACACCAACACCTCGGTGAATAACTTCAACTACATTGCGCCCTATCAGGTAGGAGCCTTGTTTGTGAACCAGCTTTCCAAGCTCACCGAATTCAAAAGCCAGAACAACTACTTCCTCCAGGAGCATACCCTGAACTACAACAAAACATTTGGCAAACACAGCCTCCAGGTTTTGGGTGGTTTCACTTACCAGAACACGCAATACCGCACACTCACCGGCTATAAGACCGGTATGCCCACGGGCATCGAAGTGCTGGATGCCGGCACGGCCAATGCGTCGGTGGGAAGCAACGCCAAAGAGTACGCTTTGCTTTCTTACCTCGGACGCCTCGTGTATTCGTACGACAACCGCTACGTGATCACCGGTACGTTCCGTCGCGACGGCTCGTCACGGTTTGGTAACGGCTACAAGTATGGTACATTCCCTTCCATCGCCCTGGCATGGAACGCATCCAACGAAGACTTCTTCAGCGTGCTGGAACCGGTGGTATCGAACTTGAAAGTAAGAGCGAGCTATGGTGTGCTCGGTAACCAGGAAATCCCTGACTACCTGTATTCGCCCACCATCAACGCGAACATCAACTATGTGGTAGGACAGGATCAACACCTCTGGAACGGATCCACACAAACTGCATTTGCCACACCGAACATCAAGTGGGAAAGCTCGAAAACGTTCGACGTGGGAACCGACTGGGGTTTCTTTGGTAACAAACTGAACCTGACTGCCGACTATTTCATTCGCAAGAACACCGACATCCTGTTGCAGGTACCCCTGCCGTTGTCGTCGGGTGCCAGTGGCAGCAACCCGTATGTGAACGCCGGTAGCATCACCAATAAAGGCCTTGAATTGGCGTTGAACTACAACAATCAAGTGAACGACTTCAAGTATCAATTGATCAGTACGTTCACCGCCATCAGCAACGAGGTGACCGCTTTGGGAACCGGAAGCCAGCAGATCTTTGGCGGCCAGCCCACGCACCACGGTGCTTCCGCTACCGTGACACAAGCCGGCTTGCCCGTGGGATCGTTCTACTTGATCAAAGATGCGGGGATCTTCCAAACACAGGAAGAGATCAACGCCTACTCGAAGAACGGGCAACTCATTCAACCCAACGCCAAACCCGGCGACATCAAATTTGAAGATGCCAACGGCGACGGTGTGATCGATCAGAACGACCGTCAATATGCCGGCAGCCCGACGCCGAAATTCTCTTACGGTTTTGGTGGTAATGCCGCTTGGAAGAATTTCGACATCACCATCTTCTTCCAGGGCACACAAGGCAACAAGATCTACAACGGTTTCCGCCAGGACCTGGAAAGCATGAGCTTGGAAGAAAACTATGCAGCATCGACCAAGAATGCCTGGACGCCTACGAACACCAATACGGACATGCCGCGTGCCGTGATCAACGACCCGAACTACAACTCGCAAACGTCGACACGCTTCCTGGAAAACGGATCGTATCTCCGCTTCAAGACGTTGCAGATCGGCTACTCGCTGCCGAAGAACGTGCTGAACCGTGCGAGCATCACCTCGGCTCGTCTGTATGTGAGCTTCGACAACCTGTTTACCATCACAGGCTACAAAGGGTTTAACCCCGACATCGGTCGTCAGGATACCGGATTGCCTTACTCGGTGCTGGATCGCGGCGTGGACTTTGGACACGTGTCTTATCCGCTGCCCCGGACTTCCTTATTTGGCGTTCAACTCTCCTTCTAA
- a CDS encoding RagB/SusD family nutrient uptake outer membrane protein, with protein sequence MKRYTIVLLTLLAVSACTDELNQVNPNSLTTVNFWKTQADFESGLAASYKVWKDVNNGYWAVRGIELTNGRGDDSFIRNDVKDLYQLSTFTNNATTGTPASMFTGAYNAIFRANQVIENLPASELSADLKTRLTAEAKFLRAVNHFNLATNFGSVPIITAVPKTASDAFIAKSPEADVWAQVITDLKDAAAGLPVSYDASGVGRATKGSALGYLGKAYVYTKNWPEAENTFKLLAQPNGQPQSPFTYDLLTNYEDNFLAGMDNNKESLFEIQIQNVGGTAPWNGENANESQGVTTAQEFAPTEVAGWFEMFPTDKIFNEFEKEKTTDNDFDPRMYASLVWDYPGATYYNLPYTSFSNPFNSKARIRKYQNWRNNNEGIWISEINEKVLRYADVLLMYAETLTMQGRQAEAYPLMNRIRERAHLADLTVGMSADAMMAEIRHQRMIEFYREGLRFYDLKRWGLVQQEITNSDKVGREFYEDKFQYFPIPQNEINTNIKMVQNDPW encoded by the coding sequence ATGAAACGATATACAATTGTTTTGCTGACACTCCTCGCAGTGTCGGCGTGTACGGATGAACTGAACCAGGTAAATCCCAACAGCCTCACCACGGTAAATTTCTGGAAAACGCAAGCCGATTTCGAGTCAGGGTTGGCCGCTTCCTACAAAGTGTGGAAGGATGTGAACAACGGCTATTGGGCCGTGCGTGGCATCGAGCTCACCAACGGACGCGGCGATGATTCCTTCATCCGCAACGACGTGAAAGATCTCTACCAGCTTTCAACCTTCACGAACAACGCTACCACGGGCACACCCGCCAGCATGTTCACCGGCGCTTACAATGCCATATTCCGTGCCAATCAGGTGATTGAAAATCTGCCGGCAAGTGAATTGTCCGCCGATCTTAAAACGCGGTTGACGGCAGAAGCAAAATTCCTGCGCGCGGTCAACCACTTTAACCTCGCTACGAATTTCGGATCGGTGCCGATCATTACCGCGGTGCCGAAAACGGCCAGCGATGCCTTCATCGCAAAATCACCCGAAGCCGATGTGTGGGCACAAGTGATCACCGACCTGAAAGATGCGGCCGCCGGCTTGCCGGTGTCGTATGATGCCAGCGGTGTGGGTCGTGCCACGAAAGGTTCTGCGCTGGGTTACCTGGGCAAAGCCTATGTGTACACCAAGAACTGGCCCGAAGCCGAAAACACGTTCAAGCTGTTGGCTCAACCCAATGGCCAGCCGCAGTCGCCGTTCACCTATGATCTGCTCACCAACTATGAAGACAACTTCCTGGCGGGTATGGACAACAACAAAGAATCGTTGTTCGAGATCCAGATCCAGAACGTAGGCGGAACCGCTCCCTGGAATGGTGAGAACGCAAACGAATCGCAAGGTGTCACCACCGCGCAGGAATTTGCGCCCACCGAAGTGGCCGGCTGGTTCGAAATGTTCCCGACCGACAAGATCTTCAACGAGTTTGAAAAAGAGAAAACAACGGACAACGATTTCGACCCCAGAATGTATGCATCCCTGGTATGGGATTATCCCGGAGCGACGTACTACAATCTTCCTTACACCTCGTTCTCGAATCCTTTCAACTCGAAGGCCAGAATCCGCAAGTATCAAAACTGGCGCAACAACAACGAAGGCATCTGGATCTCCGAGATCAACGAAAAAGTTCTCCGCTATGCCGACGTCCTGCTGATGTATGCCGAAACGCTTACCATGCAAGGTCGCCAGGCCGAAGCCTACCCGCTCATGAACCGCATTCGCGAACGTGCCCACCTGGCCGATCTGACCGTTGGTATGTCTGCCGACGCCATGATGGCGGAGATCCGTCACCAACGCATGATCGAGTTCTATCGCGAAGGTCTTCGTTTCTATGACCTCAAGCGTTGGGGCCTCGTGCAACAAGAGATCACCAACAGCGACAAAGTAGGCCGCGAGTTCTACGAAGACAAGTTCCAATACTTCCCCATCCCGCAAAACGAGATCAACACCAACATCAAGATGGTGCAAAACGATCCTTGGTAG
- a CDS encoding c-type cytochrome encodes MKKFLKIAGLVLGLVILCVAGLAFYVAKFLPDVGPAPIIKVDISPAQIERGRYLANNVMVCMDCHSTRNWSEFSGPIVPGTFGKGGDVFDQRAGFPGVYYAANITPAALSAHTDGEIFRAVTTGVKRNGEPIFPVMPHGHYGKMDVDDIHAVIAYVRSLDPITNTPPVSHSDFPMNILINTMPAKAAFTERPDTTDALAYGAYLVNAAACFDCHTPFDKGAYDENFAFAGGRLFNMPFGALRSSNITPDESGIGNWSKEFFVARFTAYRDSANSHRAVDPTKDFNTIMPWTMYANMTNTDLAAIYTYLKTLKPVANTVTKFTPHP; translated from the coding sequence ATGAAAAAGTTCTTAAAGATTGCCGGGCTCGTACTCGGACTTGTCATTCTATGTGTCGCCGGTCTCGCCTTCTATGTCGCGAAGTTCCTGCCCGACGTAGGTCCCGCGCCGATCATAAAAGTGGATATCAGCCCCGCACAGATTGAACGCGGCCGCTACCTGGCCAACAATGTGATGGTGTGCATGGATTGTCACAGCACGCGAAACTGGTCGGAGTTTTCCGGACCTATCGTGCCCGGTACGTTCGGGAAAGGAGGCGATGTGTTTGACCAACGGGCGGGCTTTCCCGGCGTTTACTATGCCGCCAACATCACCCCGGCCGCGCTAAGCGCCCACACTGACGGCGAGATCTTCCGTGCCGTGACTACGGGTGTAAAGCGGAACGGCGAGCCGATCTTCCCCGTGATGCCCCATGGCCACTATGGCAAAATGGATGTCGACGATATCCACGCCGTGATCGCCTACGTGCGCTCGCTGGATCCCATCACCAACACACCGCCGGTCTCGCACTCTGATTTTCCGATGAATATTCTCATCAACACCATGCCGGCCAAGGCCGCCTTCACCGAACGCCCCGACACCACCGACGCCCTGGCGTATGGTGCATACCTGGTGAACGCCGCCGCATGCTTTGATTGCCACACGCCTTTTGACAAAGGTGCCTATGACGAAAACTTTGCTTTTGCCGGTGGCCGCCTCTTCAACATGCCCTTTGGCGCCCTGCGCTCCTCCAACATCACGCCCGACGAATCGGGTATTGGCAACTGGTCCAAAGAATTCTTCGTCGCCCGGTTCACCGCCTATCGCGACAGCGCCAACAGCCACCGGGCGGTAGATCCCACTAAAGATTTTAACACCATCATGCCCTGGACCATGTACGCCAACATGACGAACACGGACCTGGCCGCCATTTATACCTACCTGAAAACATTGAAGCCGGTAGCAAACACTGTAACGAAGTTTACCCCGCATCCGTAG
- a CDS encoding helix-turn-helix transcriptional regulator: MPDLYAVTQQDVMSFSKHADALPQGGEYEHVVSQSALSGVYREKLIKTAHYQIRDIQAEFSQMLKVDFEDGNMEDYVNICMCMAGTEYEIRFDASKIRSRLQASRYHFNYIPDSRYQLVLPKKIRTVHLAMNRDYYTNLLNTFEIPATDLQKNVQREEPFNSGPIHAGTAMKNIFIDLFSTPLTGKIKELYVESKVMEIVALQVNERLAVSKDPQALRKKDRDTFHDLKTYLDRAFTEEHSLKSLSTQFGLNEFKLKKGFRELFGTSVFDYLLDQRLSLGKSLLQEGGFRVNEVAARIGYKNANHFSTAFKQKFGITPKDLRK, from the coding sequence ATGCCCGATCTGTACGCCGTCACCCAACAGGATGTCATGTCCTTCTCTAAACACGCGGATGCTTTGCCGCAGGGAGGAGAATACGAACACGTAGTTTCGCAAAGCGCCTTGTCGGGCGTTTATCGTGAAAAGCTGATCAAGACAGCGCACTACCAGATCCGCGACATCCAGGCCGAATTCAGTCAGATGCTGAAAGTGGATTTTGAAGACGGGAACATGGAGGACTATGTCAACATCTGCATGTGCATGGCGGGAACGGAGTATGAGATCCGCTTCGACGCCAGTAAGATCCGGTCGCGCTTACAAGCCTCGCGCTATCATTTCAACTACATTCCCGACAGCCGGTATCAACTGGTGTTGCCCAAGAAAATACGCACGGTTCACCTGGCGATGAACCGCGACTACTATACGAACCTGCTGAATACATTTGAAATTCCGGCCACCGACCTGCAGAAGAACGTGCAGCGCGAAGAGCCCTTTAACAGCGGCCCCATCCATGCCGGCACGGCCATGAAAAATATTTTTATCGATTTGTTCAGCACGCCGCTCACCGGAAAGATCAAAGAACTGTATGTCGAATCGAAAGTGATGGAGATCGTGGCGTTGCAGGTAAACGAAAGGTTGGCCGTAAGCAAAGATCCCCAGGCCTTGCGCAAGAAAGATCGGGACACGTTCCACGATCTGAAGACCTACCTCGATCGCGCGTTTACCGAAGAACATTCCCTGAAGTCACTGTCTACCCAATTCGGCCTCAACGAGTTTAAATTAAAGAAAGGATTCCGCGAGCTCTTCGGCACGTCTGTCTTCGACTACCTGCTGGATCAACGTCTCTCCCTTGGCAAATCGCTCTTGCAGGAAGGCGGCTTTCGCGTGAATGAAGTGGCCGCTCGCATCGGCTACAAAAACGCCAACCATTTCTCCACCGCCTTCAAACAAAAGTTTGGGATCACTCCCAAAGACCTCAGAAAATAA
- a CDS encoding glycoside hydrolase family 140 protein, whose product MKTYSTACFLLFLLCSSILAPGQIKVSDNNRLLATKDGKPFFWLGDTDWELVHRLTREEAEEFISLRSAQGFNVLQIVGLTEFNGIRHPNRYGDFPINNEDPTQLAETPGDDPNDPYAYDYWDHVDFVIRKAAEKGMYIGLLPTWGDKVTQMWGEGPVIFNEKNAEIYAATLAKRYARDWNVIWILGGDRPAFYAANPDATRKSFDDRPIWTAMAHGIEGVLGKEAFITYHPSGGEYSTSQQIHSEPWLDMNTFQSGHGARETPAWDWVTRDLALKPQKPTLDMEPCYEDHPVNPWDGKWTRARGYFTAYDVRARIYRGIFAGGCGVTYGHHHVWQFLDTSLNPPINVGDTLIAWRKAATAEAAGEMQYLKDLMLSRPYFSRIPDQNLIASARGTTYLDVIIATRDSNGSYAFIYLPQNSPVKIDISKVSGSTKNVWWFDPRTGKSTAGKSVKGSGIKSFTPPSGGKDWILVIDDGSKKFAAPGAH is encoded by the coding sequence ATGAAAACCTACTCCACCGCCTGTTTCCTTCTTTTTCTTCTGTGCTCATCCATTCTTGCTCCAGGGCAGATCAAGGTGAGCGACAACAATCGCCTTCTCGCCACCAAAGACGGCAAGCCTTTCTTCTGGCTTGGCGACACCGATTGGGAATTGGTCCATCGTCTGACACGCGAAGAAGCCGAAGAATTTATTTCCCTTCGCAGCGCACAAGGCTTCAATGTTTTGCAGATCGTGGGGCTAACGGAATTCAACGGTATCCGTCATCCCAATCGCTATGGCGATTTCCCGATCAACAACGAAGACCCCACCCAATTGGCAGAGACACCCGGCGACGATCCGAACGATCCTTATGCATATGACTATTGGGATCACGTGGATTTCGTTATCCGAAAGGCAGCCGAGAAAGGTATGTACATCGGTTTGCTTCCTACATGGGGTGACAAGGTCACTCAGATGTGGGGGGAAGGCCCGGTGATCTTCAACGAAAAAAATGCAGAGATATATGCCGCCACGCTGGCCAAGCGCTACGCCCGGGATTGGAATGTGATCTGGATCCTCGGCGGCGATCGTCCCGCATTCTACGCGGCCAATCCCGATGCCACGCGAAAGAGTTTCGACGACCGGCCCATCTGGACGGCTATGGCCCACGGCATCGAAGGGGTGCTGGGCAAGGAGGCATTCATCACTTATCATCCGTCTGGCGGCGAATACTCGACCTCACAACAGATCCACAGCGAACCTTGGCTGGACATGAACACGTTCCAATCGGGCCACGGTGCCCGCGAAACGCCCGCCTGGGATTGGGTGACGCGCGACCTCGCGCTGAAACCTCAGAAACCGACGCTCGACATGGAGCCCTGTTATGAAGACCATCCCGTGAACCCCTGGGACGGAAAATGGACGCGCGCCCGTGGCTACTTCACCGCCTACGATGTGCGCGCACGGATCTACCGCGGCATCTTCGCCGGTGGCTGCGGCGTCACGTACGGCCATCATCATGTCTGGCAATTTCTCGACACCAGTCTCAATCCACCGATCAACGTGGGCGATACCCTCATCGCCTGGCGAAAAGCCGCCACCGCCGAAGCCGCGGGCGAGATGCAATACCTGAAAGACCTCATGTTATCGCGTCCTTATTTCTCGCGCATACCCGACCAAAACCTGATCGCCTCAGCGCGCGGCACCACCTACCTGGATGTGATCATTGCCACGCGCGATTCCAACGGTTCGTATGCTTTTATTTACTTGCCTCAAAACAGTCCCGTTAAAATTGACATCAGCAAAGTCAGCGGCTCCACTAAAAATGTTTGGTGGTTCGATCCACGCACCGGAAAATCAACCGCGGGAAAGAGCGTGAAAGGAAGCGGCATCAAATCGTTCACGCCGCCGTCAGGAGGAAAAGATTGGATATTGGTGATCGACGACGGGTCGAAAAAATTTGCGGCGCCCGGAGCGCATTAA
- a CDS encoding ORF6N domain-containing protein, with translation MTDSLTVSDDAVISKIHLIRGQKVMLDMDLSALYGVETRYLKRQVKRNIERFPEDFMFELSPQELENLRCQFGTSSWGGVRYAPMAFTEQGVAMLSSVLGSKQAISVNIQVIRVFSKMRQLLITSKDILLKLEQIERKAAQHDDDFRVIFAYLKELLEPPPTEPARKIGFRHAKEE, from the coding sequence ATGACCGATAGCCTAACCGTTTCAGACGACGCTGTGATCAGCAAGATCCACCTGATCCGCGGACAGAAAGTGATGCTCGATATGGATCTGTCCGCACTCTATGGCGTGGAAACCCGGTATTTGAAGCGACAAGTAAAGCGAAATATCGAACGCTTCCCCGAAGATTTCATGTTTGAGCTCTCGCCACAGGAGCTCGAAAACTTGAGGTGCCAATTTGGCACCTCAAGTTGGGGCGGTGTCCGCTATGCACCCATGGCTTTTACGGAACAGGGTGTGGCCATGCTCTCCAGCGTTCTGGGCAGTAAGCAGGCCATTTCTGTAAATATTCAGGTGATTCGGGTGTTCTCGAAGATGCGGCAACTGCTCATTACGTCAAAAGACATTTTATTGAAACTCGAGCAAATCGAACGAAAGGCAGCGCAACACGATGACGACTTCAGGGTCATTTTCGCCTACCTGAAAGAACTTCTGGAGCCGCCGCCCACCGAGCCGGCTCGAAAGATCGGCTTTAGACATGCGAAAGAAGAGTAG